The DNA window AAGCCGCGTGGTTCTTCCCGCGGACGCCGTCCCACGCGCCAGTGAGACAGACGGCATCTTGTTTCTTCTCTCTGAAAGAACCCACCTCTGCGCTGGAGCTGAAAGTTCTCTGCGCATCGAGAAACCATGTACGGCGTTTCTGTGACGTTAACGAATGCGTTTGGCATTTTTTCGCCGGGGGAGTTCCatcccctttttttttctaaACTGGCGCTGCCATCTACGCCATCAGCGCAGCCCAACACGGCCCATGATACTTGTCCTAGTCGCGAAGGCCGGGGGCGGGACCACCAACGACGGAGCAGAGGAGTGGAAacaggggggggaggggcttACAATCTGACGATGCCATAcggagtggtggtggcgaggcatgtttttttttcccgcGAGGTTGCTGTTGTATATACCGAGGAAGTAGAGGGGGTCAAGGTAGTTGGCAGGGTGAGGGTGATGATGCACATCACGGCGTGCCGCACCGCGCACTACTAGGAATGTGTGTGTGAATACAGGTGGTGGCTGCGTACCATGACATACATGCATGAATGTTTCGTTCCCCATCGTTTCCGTTCGCTCGTATCTTGTCGACCTGTGACTTGACCCCGCGAAGGAGACGGATGAGATGAACATGTACTTGTGAATGTGAATCGCATCGCCCGCTTTGGATATGGTTAgaaaagggagggggggtcaGAGGGGTTGCGCGGCGCGACACAGGATGCTGCAggagcagcgacagcagccatGACTCAATGAACAACAGTGCGTGCTGTCATGATGCAAAACGTGCATGTAGGTGGCACAAAAAAGGGGATGGTGGGTGTCGCATGGttgtcgtggccgagggAGAGCGACTACGTAGCCGGGACAGTTTACACAGATGGTCCTTGGTCAACTTCAAACTTCCTCCCATGATGAGAACAACAACCATGGAAGCGGCGTGTCCAACCAGCCCTTTTGTCTGCTCTGCACGTGCAGACCCCTGCTCGTATTCCAAtcgcgcgagggcggcaatGCTCGTCATACATCTGCTCCTACAGTCCGACGTGCCTCCGGCAGACTGTCATCATCTTACTCTATCCTCATGATCCGCTTTTCCCCCCGATGAGACGCCACCCATATGCCTCCAGATGCGTGGGTTCCTCATGTAGTCACTAATTACCCAGTAAGTGCTGCCATGCCCCGCGTGCCCCGTCCGCTCAAATGCTAATCTGCTCCTCtgcgctgctgtcgtcgcccgacaACTTGTGCGACGTCTAACTAGTATATGCCCTGAGTGCGATATTGGAACGTGTCGTAACTACAAGGCGTCAGTATCCGTCACACacaaggaggtggtggccgtgaCAAAGGACGTACAGCCGTGTATAGTAACTGCCAAATGACTTGGCTATCAGGTCCGTCTCCACAAACTGCTCAGCTTCATCGGCGCTCAGGTGCAGCTGGAAgcgctgccgcagcgtgTTTGTTGCGTGGGAGACGCCAACCGCGAAGCACGGCATCTTGGAGTCACGgcccatcatggcgacgagaTCAATGATGTTGTCCGCGGACCGCCGGAGGGCTAACATTGCAATCAGCTCATGCACGCCCATCAGCACGATCAACATATGCTTACCCTGAAAAGCCTGCTTGCACATTTTCTTGTAGTCGTCGTAGTCCGGAGACCCCAGTCCACCCAGGACGTCAACATACTCGTGCGTGAGCTTGAACGGCGCGGCTTCGAACCCGACCGAGCCAGGCGAGTTGGACAGCATGAAGCCAAAATCAATGTGAATGATGTGGCCCTCGCTGTCAATCAAGACGTTGCCGTTGTGGCGGTCCTTGAGCTGCAGAATGTACGAGATGATGCTGTACGCAGCCAGCGATCGCTTGAACGCGTCGACACCGGCACGATACGGCTTGCTGTCGGGCTGACCAAAAGCCTTGAGGAAGTGATCCTTGAGCGTGGCGATGCGCTGCCGCGGATTCTGACCCGACTCCACCGAGGCCAGCGTCAGGCTGCGCTTGAGCGAATGGAGCGAGACGCCGTTGGTAATGGTCTCGATGAGGCCAGACGACTCACCAGTCACCAGGATGCGCATCCGCTTGACCCATACGTTAACGCCCGCGTCGACCCAGATCTTGTGACAGACGTCAATGAGCTGGCAGGCAAAGGCCTCTTGCCGCAAGTccgcgcccgtcttgacGATCACGCTGACAAGATCCCAGTTCTTCATCCAGCCGTACGGTGAGGACTTGCGTATgcgctccttcttggcctcccACGCCTCTCCAAAGACGGCTGCGCTAGGGTCATCCCGGTCGCCGCGTCGTTGCACACCACCTGTCTTGATATCGTTCTCCATTCTCTCCCGACCCGCGCTGGCGTTGAGCGCAGCGTCGATGGGAGCATCCGCGTCGAGGTCCGGGTTGTCGGTTGGTGTTACGCCCCCCGTGTTGGTCTTGGCGATGATCGTGTCAAACGTTGGGCCGtgctcgtccacctcgaaGCTCTGCTCCTCCAGGCTCTGCATGCTGGCGATAATCTTGGCGCGGATGGCAGCCACCTCGTGCTTCGGTCGCTTGCCACTAGTGGCGTCGAGCTGTGCCAGCATCTGGGAGGCGGTCCTCATGTGCGTGGCCAATGCCGAAAAGTCTGGCTGATCGGCAGCTGCGTTGCGAGGGAGCGTCAAAGTCATCTTCCGACGGCCACCAGGGCTACTTGACCTGGATCGCGAAGCTCCAGACGTTCTAGGGGTAGCCGCATCTAacgttgtcgacgaggtagTAGCTCCACTGGACAGTCGCTGGCCGCTCTGTGGCTGGTGGTGCCTTGCAGGATACTTGGTCGGGGACTCTTCTTCACCAGTAAGAAGAGCGGAACTGCCCAAGTCGCCCGACGTGGGCTCAAACACGCTGTCGATGACCGgttcgggcggcggcgtgcgtaCTGCGTGTGTCAGCCTTGGTGTTTCTGATGACAGGTCGAAGAGACGGCGAGATGTCCCGTTGCCGCCTGCCAGCGTGGTGAGCAGCCGCTGGTTGTCAGGGGTGTCGGGATCGAAAGTAAAGTCGTCTCGCAGCACCTCCACCATCATGAGATACGGCACCTTTTCAGCGCTGTTGAGGACGGTTGCTTCCGCTGGATTCAACCGCACGATCCTGTGGTGGCGGCTCTTTCCAGGCGACCCGTTTACCAGGGTTGGCGGACATATCACAGGGATATCGATTTCTGCGGGCAGGTCGCGAGCGATGAGCGCCAGTTCAGCGCGCAGAGCACTCATCCGAGCAGCCTTGGGGACAATGACAAGGCGGTTCGAGATGCCTTCCAAGGCCGTGAGGAACTGGGTCTGAGATCTGAAGTAGTGTGATCTCagcatcctcgtcttctgTATTCGGGGCATGTCGTCCACACTGATGATTGCCTTATGGTGGTGcgagtggcggcggttgaGACTACCCTCGCGTTGCCGTTGGGAAATGCCAGCCGACACGGGAGTCGTGGGTCTCGTCGTGGGCCTCGGAGACGGTAGCGGAAGGGACGCGGAGCTCAGTCGAGCATCGAGAGACTTCAGTTCCAGAGCGGATGGCCTCTTTGAGTCCGTCGTTGGCGTCTtggacctcggcgccggcgacgtggagTGGCGAgccgagctgcgcggcgcaGCCAGGTGCGTGTCGGACGCGTTTCCCTTGACGTCCGGTGCGCTGGACTTGCGGACTTCCTTGGCCCGCCTGGAcctcgacgtggccgccgtcacggTCTGGGCCCGCGTGGGCTTCGGGGCATCGTTGGCTTCCGTGGCCGTCTCGTGCCCGAGAGGCCGCGGTTTTCGGGCCTGCGCGACCGCCAGAGGACCAGCCCATTGCGGTATCATTGGCAGCGCGACACTAGCGAGGACGAAGCTGGACAGAACCGTCACCGGAAGGACATTCTCCGTGATTTTTCCGTGACGCGCAGTATCCGCCAAGCCAAACACAATATGCTGAACTTTGTTGTATACTCGGCGACAAGTCTGGAAAGCGCCAGCTTGGGGGTTCGAGGAAAGGTCGTGGAGGTAAGTCTGGAAGAGCCAGAATGTCTGTGCAAAGGTCAGTCGGTCCCTGTTGGCGCCAATGGGCGACGCGGGGCGAGATATCGCCATACCAAGAGCGCAGCCGTGACCGACTCCTCGCAGAGGTCCAGCAGAAACTCCTCGAGGGCCATGGACTCATTGTCGACGCTGATGATGAGGTGGCATAGCTGTGGCAGGAAGAACTCAATGTCCTCGTAGGGGAACTGCCGCAGCTTGTTGCACAGCACATAGTGTATTCCTACATGGTCGGCGTAGCGCCTGCGCGAGTCCCAGCCCAGGGTGGCCACGTATTAGCGAGGAGGGACGGGATGCTGCGGTGGCCATGCCGGAGGGCACGGCACGCCGGGGGACAGCCGCAACTCACGAGAGGTATGACACGGAGAGGAAGGGGTTCGAATTGAAGACGTCGGAGTCGAGgaagcgctgcagcagg is part of the Purpureocillium takamizusanense chromosome 7, complete sequence genome and encodes:
- the PIK1 gene encoding 1-phosphatidylinositol 4-kinase (EggNog:ENOG503NTYJ~COG:G); amino-acid sequence: MAISRPASPIGANRDRLTFAQTFWLFQTYLHDLSSNPQAGAFQTCRRVYNKVQHIVFGLADTARHGKITENVLPVTVLSSFVLASVALPMIPQWAGPLAVAQARKPRPLGHETATEANDAPKPTRAQTVTAATSRSRRAKEVRKSSAPDVKGNASDTHLAAPRSSARHSTSPAPRSKTPTTDSKRPSALELKSLDARLSSASLPLPSPRPTTRPTTPVSAGISQRQREGSLNRRHSHHHKAIISVDDMPRIQKTRMLRSHYFRSQTQFLTALEGISNRLVIVPKAARMSALRAELALIARDLPAEIDIPVICPPTLVNGSPGKSRHHRIVRLNPAEATVLNSAEKVPYLMMVEVLRDDFTFDPDTPDNQRLLTTLAGGNGTSRRLFDLSSETPRLTHAVRTPPPEPVIDSVFEPTSGDLGSSALLTGEEESPTKYPARHHQPQSGQRLSSGATTSSTTLDAATPRTSGASRSRSSSPGGRRKMTLTLPRNAAADQPDFSALATHMRTASQMLAQLDATSGKRPKHEVAAIRAKIIASMQSLEEQSFEVDEHGPTFDTIIAKTNTGGVTPTDNPDLDADAPIDAALNASAGRERMENDIKTGGVQRRGDRDDPSAAVFGEAWEAKKERIRKSSPYGWMKNWDLVSVIVKTGADLRQEAFACQLIDVCHKIWVDAGVNVWVKRMRILVTGESSGLIETITNGVSLHSLKRSLTLASVESGQNPRQRIATLKDHFLKAFGQPDSKPYRAGVDAFKRSLAAYSIISYILQLKDRHNGNVLIDSEGHIIHIDFGFMLSNSPGSVGFEAAPFKLTHEYVDVLGGLGSPDYDDYKKMCKQAFQALRRSADNIIDLVAMMGRDSKMPCFAVGVSHATNTLRQRFQLHLSADEAEQFVETDLIAKSFGSYYTRLYDTFQYRTQGIY
- the PIK1 gene encoding 1-phosphatidylinositol 4-kinase (EggNog:ENOG503NTYJ~COG:G), producing the protein MSWDLLQRFLDSDVFNSNPFLSVSYLSRYADHVGIHYVLCNKLRQFPYEDIEFFLPQLCHLIISVDNESMALEEFLLDLCEESVTAALLTFWLFQTYLHDLSSNPQAGAFQTCRRVYNKVQHIVFGLADTARHGKITENVLPVTVLSSFVLASVALPMIPQWAGPLAVAQARKPRPLGHETATEANDAPKPTRAQTVTAATSRSRRAKEVRKSSAPDVKGNASDTHLAAPRSSARHSTSPAPRSKTPTTDSKRPSALELKSLDARLSSASLPLPSPRPTTRPTTPVSAGISQRQREGSLNRRHSHHHKAIISVDDMPRIQKTRMLRSHYFRSQTQFLTALEGISNRLVIVPKAARMSALRAELALIARDLPAEIDIPVICPPTLVNGSPGKSRHHRIVRLNPAEATVLNSAEKVPYLMMVEVLRDDFTFDPDTPDNQRLLTTLAGGNGTSRRLFDLSSETPRLTHAVRTPPPEPVIDSVFEPTSGDLGSSALLTGEEESPTKYPARHHQPQSGQRLSSGATTSSTTLDAATPRTSGASRSRSSSPGGRRKMTLTLPRNAAADQPDFSALATHMRTASQMLAQLDATSGKRPKHEVAAIRAKIIASMQSLEEQSFEVDEHGPTFDTIIAKTNTGGVTPTDNPDLDADAPIDAALNASAGRERMENDIKTGGVQRRGDRDDPSAAVFGEAWEAKKERIRKSSPYGWMKNWDLVSVIVKTGADLRQEAFACQLIDVCHKIWVDAGVNVWVKRMRILVTGESSGLIETITNGVSLHSLKRSLTLASVESGQNPRQRIATLKDHFLKAFGQPDSKPYRAGVDAFKRSLAAYSIISYILQLKDRHNGNVLIDSEGHIIHIDFGFMLSNSPGSVGFEAAPFKLTHEYVDVLGGLGSPDYDDYKKMCKQAFQALRRSADNIIDLVAMMGRDSKMPCFAVGVSHATNTLRQRFQLHLSADEAEQFVETDLIAKSFGSYYTRLYDTFQYRTQGIY